One segment of Paraburkholderia caribensis DNA contains the following:
- a CDS encoding amino acid aminotransferase translates to MFEHIPAYPGDPILTLNEDFQRDPRTNKVNLSIGIYFDENGTLPVMASVREAEAAIVAQGTPRSYLPMSGLPSYRDAAQTLVFGAASAARAAGRIATVQTVGGSGALKVGADFLKRHFASSQVWLSDPSWENHRVVFEAAGHTVNTYPYYDDATGGLRFDAMRDTIDSLPERSIVLLHACCHNPTGVDLTADQWRELVPVLQRRNLIAFVDMAYQGFGDGLEEDAACVRMLADADVPMIVANSFSKNFSLYGERCGALSVLCKDAAEAQRVLGQLTFTIRANYSNPPMHGARLVAGVLGDAKLRASWDDELRVMRERIHAMRHAIHDGLAGRVDEVMRARYIAQVGMFTYTGLSPEQVETLRLEHGIYLLRSGRMCVAGLNRNNVAYVASAIAAVAGSGARQ, encoded by the coding sequence ATGTTCGAACACATCCCCGCGTATCCCGGCGATCCCATCCTGACCCTCAACGAGGACTTCCAGCGCGATCCGCGCACCAACAAGGTCAATCTGAGCATCGGCATCTACTTCGACGAAAACGGCACGCTGCCCGTCATGGCATCGGTGCGCGAAGCCGAGGCGGCCATCGTCGCCCAAGGCACGCCGCGCTCCTATCTGCCGATGTCGGGCCTGCCGTCGTACCGCGACGCCGCGCAGACGCTCGTGTTCGGCGCCGCGAGCGCCGCGCGCGCCGCGGGGCGCATCGCGACGGTCCAGACGGTGGGCGGCTCGGGCGCGCTGAAAGTCGGCGCGGATTTCCTCAAGCGTCACTTCGCAAGCTCGCAAGTGTGGCTGAGCGATCCGAGCTGGGAAAACCATCGCGTCGTGTTCGAAGCAGCGGGCCACACGGTCAACACCTATCCGTATTACGACGACGCAACGGGCGGCCTTCGCTTCGACGCAATGCGCGATACGATCGACTCGCTGCCGGAACGCAGCATCGTGCTGCTGCATGCGTGCTGCCACAACCCGACAGGCGTCGACCTGACGGCCGATCAGTGGCGCGAACTGGTGCCCGTGCTGCAGCGTCGCAATCTGATCGCGTTCGTCGACATGGCGTATCAGGGCTTCGGCGACGGCCTCGAAGAAGATGCCGCCTGCGTGCGCATGCTCGCGGACGCCGACGTGCCGATGATCGTCGCGAACTCGTTCTCGAAGAATTTCTCGCTGTACGGCGAGCGTTGCGGCGCGCTGAGCGTCCTCTGCAAGGACGCAGCCGAAGCGCAGCGCGTGCTCGGCCAGCTGACCTTCACGATCCGCGCGAACTATAGCAATCCGCCGATGCACGGCGCGCGGCTCGTTGCGGGCGTGCTCGGCGACGCGAAGCTGCGCGCGTCGTGGGACGACGAACTACGCGTGATGCGCGAGCGTATTCATGCGATGCGTCACGCCATTCACGATGGGCTGGCCGGTCGTGTCGATGAAGTGATGCGCGCGCGTTACATCGCACAGGTCGGCATGTTCACCTACACGGGACTGTCGCCCGAACAGGTCGAAACGCTGCGGCTGGAACACGGCATCTATCTGCTGCGCTCGGGGCGTATGTGTGTCGCCGGTCTGAACCGCAACAACGTCGCGTACGTGGCATCGGCGATCGCGGCTGTCGCCGGGTCGGGCGCACGCCAGTAA
- a CDS encoding DUF302 domain-containing protein — MTDVAKCPASVATFRSEHGFSNTVARLRGLLADRGMTIFVDIDQADAAAQVGMTLRPTRLIVFGNPKGGTPVMQVNPLAGLLLPLKVLVWEDDARVTWLAIDDITGVLVDGYGVQASLVEPLAKAKALIQMAAERDSG; from the coding sequence ATGACTGATGTAGCGAAATGTCCCGCTTCGGTTGCGACGTTCAGGAGCGAGCACGGCTTCTCGAACACGGTGGCGCGGTTGCGCGGGCTGCTCGCCGACAGAGGCATGACGATCTTCGTCGATATCGATCAGGCGGACGCCGCCGCGCAAGTGGGCATGACGCTGCGGCCGACGCGGCTGATCGTGTTCGGGAACCCCAAGGGCGGCACGCCCGTGATGCAGGTGAACCCCTTGGCGGGGTTGCTGTTGCCGCTCAAGGTGCTTGTGTGGGAGGACGACGCGCGCGTCACATGGCTTGCTATTGATGACATCACTGGCGTGCTCGTGGACGGATATGGGGTTCAGGCGTCGCTCGTCGAGCCGCTCGCGAAGGCGAAGGCGTTGATTCAGATGGCGGCGGAGCGTGATTCCGGGTGA
- a CDS encoding LysR family transcriptional regulator: protein MALTRITIRQFEAFLAIVDQNGIAAAAQRLGLTSSAVSQLLAELERELGFRLFDRTTRRVSLSTAGRDFLSSAESVLRHLRAAEQTASDIRNRAAGIVRVGAPLVLASTAIPFAIAGYATEKPKVVVRVVDTDVEQLVERVASGDVDLAVGPDRATGDRVQREPIFQSPWVLWCAEQHPLARKRRLRWQDLHGTPIVATGRDHEASVAQMLVDQPSDARIAPVEVVDNVTTAFGLVAQGLAVTLAPLYVKPLAQTFGLVMRRVVEPETIREVCVYRPVDRSLSPPADGFAQFLGVCLKIWDRKTQSGIGVK from the coding sequence ATGGCCCTCACACGCATCACCATACGCCAGTTCGAGGCGTTTCTCGCGATTGTCGATCAGAACGGCATTGCCGCTGCGGCGCAGCGGCTGGGGCTGACCTCGTCGGCCGTGAGCCAGTTGCTGGCGGAGCTGGAGCGCGAACTGGGCTTTCGGCTGTTCGACCGCACGACGCGGCGCGTGAGTCTTTCGACGGCGGGCCGTGATTTTCTCTCTTCGGCGGAATCGGTGCTGCGGCATTTGCGTGCCGCCGAGCAGACGGCGAGCGACATCCGCAACCGTGCGGCGGGCATCGTGCGGGTCGGTGCGCCGCTGGTGCTGGCGAGCACGGCGATTCCGTTTGCGATAGCGGGCTATGCGACTGAGAAGCCGAAGGTCGTGGTGCGGGTCGTCGATACGGATGTCGAGCAGCTGGTGGAGCGTGTTGCGAGCGGCGACGTCGATCTTGCCGTGGGCCCGGACCGCGCGACGGGCGACCGCGTGCAGCGCGAGCCGATCTTTCAGAGCCCGTGGGTGTTGTGGTGCGCTGAGCAGCATCCGCTGGCGCGGAAGAGGCGCTTGCGGTGGCAAGATCTGCATGGCACACCGATCGTCGCGACGGGCCGCGATCATGAAGCGAGTGTCGCGCAGATGTTGGTCGATCAGCCGTCCGATGCGCGGATTGCGCCCGTTGAGGTTGTCGATAATGTGACTACCGCGTTTGGGCTCGTTGCGCAGGGGCTTGCTGTTACGCTTGCGCCGCTTTATGTGAAGCCGCTTGCGCAGACGTTTGGGCTGGTGATGCGGCGCGTCGTCGAGCCGGAGACGATTCGGGAAGTGTGTGTCTATCGGCCTGTTGATCGGTCGTTGTCGCCGCCTGCTGATGGGTTTGCGCAGTTTCTTGGGGTTTGTTTGAAGATCTGGGATCGGAAGACGCAAAGCGGGATTGGAGTGAAGTGA
- a CDS encoding class II aldolase/adducin family protein: protein MEIMERDERASGTAAMHPDEWQARVQLAACYRVFDMLGWTELIYNHITVRLPESVAGEAKQFLINPFGLHYSEVTARNLVKIDAQGRILDGSTYPVNPAGFTVHAALHEGIPDAHCVMHTHTTAGVAVACSEDGLQQTNFYSAQLHERIAYHDFEGITIHAEEGPRLVEHIGDRQAVILRNHGLLSWGTTLPQAFAILWTLNRACEIQVATFAMGRARPVPEAVAAQCSRDALQFDVRYGAGQDVFDALVRKVDRIDASYKD, encoded by the coding sequence ATGGAGATCATGGAGCGAGACGAGCGGGCCTCGGGCACGGCAGCGATGCACCCCGACGAATGGCAGGCGCGCGTTCAATTGGCCGCCTGTTATCGCGTCTTCGATATGCTGGGCTGGACGGAGCTGATCTACAACCACATCACGGTGCGCCTGCCCGAAAGCGTGGCGGGCGAAGCGAAGCAGTTCCTGATCAATCCATTTGGCCTGCATTACAGTGAAGTGACGGCGCGCAATCTGGTAAAGATCGATGCGCAAGGGCGCATTCTCGACGGCTCGACGTATCCGGTGAATCCCGCAGGCTTCACCGTGCACGCGGCGCTGCACGAAGGCATACCCGATGCGCATTGCGTGATGCATACGCATACCACGGCAGGCGTTGCAGTCGCGTGCTCGGAAGACGGCTTGCAGCAGACCAACTTCTACAGCGCGCAGTTGCATGAACGCATTGCTTATCACGACTTCGAAGGCATCACGATTCACGCTGAGGAAGGGCCACGCCTCGTCGAACATATCGGCGACCGGCAGGCGGTGATTCTGCGCAATCACGGGCTGCTGTCGTGGGGCACGACATTGCCGCAGGCGTTCGCGATTCTGTGGACGCTGAACCGCGCGTGCGAGATTCAGGTTGCGACGTTCGCGATGGGGCGCGCGCGGCCCGTGCCCGAGGCGGTCGCCGCGCAATGCTCGCGCGACGCGCTGCAGTTCGACGTACGCTACGGCGCGGGGCAGGACGTGTTCGACGCGCTGGTGCGCAAGGTCGATAGAATCGACGCCAGCTACAAGGATTGA
- a CDS encoding 2-dehydropantoate 2-reductase has protein sequence MKVCIYGAGAIGGWMGVKLAQAGCEVSVVARGATLDALREHGLRLKENGETHAVRVQASDKPETLGVQDLVVVAVKAPGMAAVAQHIGPLLGANTLVLTAMNGVPWWFCAGLQGEFAGARLACVDPDGSIAATIPAERTLGCVVHASCRVDAPGVVAHHQGRGLIVGEATGRASERVASLVELLRKAGFDASATNQIQRDVWYKLWGNMTMNPISAITGATTDKILSDPLARDFVTRVMLEAKAIGARFGIPIEQAPEDRHAVTLKLGAMRTSMLQDVEAGKAVELDALVGAVCELGKLTGVDTPYANALFGLARLHARVRGLYPLD, from the coding sequence ATGAAGGTTTGCATTTACGGCGCCGGCGCGATCGGCGGATGGATGGGTGTGAAGCTCGCGCAGGCGGGCTGCGAGGTGAGCGTGGTGGCGCGCGGCGCGACGCTCGACGCGTTGCGCGAACACGGCTTGCGCCTGAAGGAAAACGGCGAGACGCATGCGGTCCGCGTGCAGGCGAGCGACAAGCCGGAAACGCTCGGCGTGCAGGATCTGGTGGTCGTCGCGGTGAAAGCGCCCGGCATGGCCGCCGTCGCGCAGCATATCGGGCCGCTGCTCGGCGCGAATACGCTCGTGCTGACAGCGATGAACGGCGTGCCGTGGTGGTTCTGTGCGGGCTTGCAGGGCGAGTTCGCGGGCGCGCGGCTCGCTTGCGTCGATCCCGACGGCTCGATTGCCGCCACGATCCCAGCTGAACGCACGCTCGGATGCGTCGTGCATGCGAGCTGCCGTGTCGACGCGCCGGGCGTCGTCGCGCATCATCAGGGACGCGGCTTGATCGTCGGCGAAGCGACGGGACGGGCGAGCGAGCGGGTGGCGTCGCTCGTCGAACTGTTGCGCAAGGCCGGCTTCGATGCGAGCGCGACTAATCAGATCCAGCGCGACGTCTGGTACAAGCTATGGGGCAACATGACGATGAACCCCATCAGCGCAATCACGGGCGCGACCACCGACAAGATTCTCAGCGACCCGCTCGCACGCGATTTCGTCACGCGCGTGATGCTCGAAGCGAAAGCCATCGGCGCGCGCTTCGGCATCCCCATCGAGCAGGCGCCCGAAGACCGCCACGCCGTTACGCTCAAACTGGGCGCAATGCGCACGTCGATGTTGCAGGACGTCGAAGCGGGCAAGGCCGTCGAACTCGATGCGCTGGTCGGCGCAGTGTGCGAACTGGGCAAGCTGACGGGTGTCGACACGCCGTATGCGAACGCGCTGTTCGGGCTCGCTCGTCTGCACGCTCGCGTGCGTGGGCTGTATCCTCTCGACTGA